The following is a genomic window from Solanum stenotomum isolate F172 chromosome 4, ASM1918654v1, whole genome shotgun sequence.
TCTTATTCCGACTCTGTCAGCtcctatctcatttacaactgCTTCAACTATTTCAAGTGCAAATCTACAACGATTCTCTAAAGACCCTCCATATTGGTCAGTTCGATCATTGACTTGGTCTTTCATAAACTGGTCGATTAGATAGCCATGAGCTCCATGGATCTCAACCCCATCAAAACCTATAATTAAACAGATTCACATAAGCAAACTTAGTTTTGAGTAAAGGTTCTAATTTGAAGGCGGTGCTGATCTGAAAGAATAGGAGAAGATATTCAAAGCACACtcttaaaatacataataaatttacatatttgaCAAAAGTTAACCTCTTCCCACATAGTAAATAAGTCCCAGAATATGCGCGTGCTTTTCATTCTTAGCTTTTAAACTCATGATCCATTTTAGCACTTGCtgactttgttttctttttgtctttggTTTCATCTAATGCATATGGTAAATATGGAAGGAAGATTGTCTAATCCACAGAATTAAACAACTTTCCTTCATAATAGAGAACATGTCTAGTAAGTTTTACCAGTTTCAATAGCATTTCTAGCAGCAAGCCAAAAATCGTTAACAATTTGAGGAATTTCGTCTGTTCTCAACCGCTGTGGTGGTGGAAATTGTGCAACATCCCGGACATCAGAACAATTTAAAGGTTTTGATGGCTTGTCTGTGCAGGAGATAGGAGCTTGTCCATTGGGTTGAAAATCTGTGGTAAGAGTCGGTTAAGAAGTTGGAAGCATCAAATGTGAGTATATAAAGCGAGTAATTAACTACCTTTGCTAGAAACCCTCCATGTATGCCAAAGTTGGCAAAAAAAGATTCCTCCTTTGGCATGGACTGCACTTACAACTGGTTTCTAGGCCTCAACTTGCTCGTATGTCCATATACCAGATGTATCTTTTTACCCATGGGCAGTGTCAGAAATTCCACAGCCTTCTGCTATAAGAAGACCTCCTTTTGTAGTTCTTTGGGAGTAATAAAGGATAGCATGTGGTTGTGGAACATTGCCATATGATCTTTGCCTTGTTAANGTAAATCCGGATTAGCTATGAACATACGTCCATATGCAACAAGATCAGCTCGGTCTTCAAGCACAGCTTTGTTTCCATCTCCTCTATCGTAACCACCAGCTACAATAAAAGTACCTTTAAATGCCTTCCTCATGGGTATAAGGCTTTCAGGACATTCAACTTTTTCCCCAAGTGTTTTCATTCTTGGCTCAACCATGTGGCAATATGCAATGCCATACTTATTCAAGGATTCAGCCATGTAAAGTCCCAAAGCACTTGGATTTGAGTCTCCTGAATCCATGTAATCAGCAAATGGGGAAAGCCTTATTCCGACTCTGTCAGCtcctatctcatttacaactgCTTCAACTATTTCAAGTGCAAATCTACAACGGTTTTCTAAAGACCCTCCATATTGGTCAGTTCGATCATTGACTTGGTCTTTCATAAACTGGTCGATTAGATAGCCATGAGCTCCATGGATCTCAACCCCATCAAAACCTACAATTGAACAGATTCACATAAGCAAACTTAGTTTTGAGTAAAGGTTCTAATTTGAAGGCGGTGCTGATCTGAAAGAACAGGAGAAGATATTCAAAGCACACtcttaaaatacataataaatttacatatttgaCAAAAGTTAACCCCTTCCCACATAGTAAATAAGTCCCAGAATATGCGTGTGCTTTTCATTCTTAGCTTTCAAACTCATGATCCATTTTAGCACTTGCtgactttgttttctttttgtctttggTTTCATCTAATACATATGGTAAATATGGAAGGAAGATTTTCTAGTCCACAGTTTCAGACAGAATTAAACAACTTTCCTTCATAATAGAGAGCATGTCTAGTAAGTTTTACCAGTTTCAATAGCATTTCTAGCAGCAAGCCGAAAATCGTTAACAATTTGAGGAATTTCATCTGTTCTCAACCGCCGTGGTGGTGGAAATTGTGCAAATTTTGATGGCTTGTCTGTGCAGGAGATAGGAGCTTGTCCATTGGGTTGAAAATCTGTGGTAAGAGTCGGTTAAGAAGTTGGAAGCATCAAATGTGAGTATATAAAGTGAGTTAGTTAACTACCTTTGCTAGAAACCCTCCCTGTATGCCAAAGTTGGCAAAAAAAGATTCCTCCTTTGGCATGGACTGCACTTACAACTGGTTTCCAGGCCTCAACTTGCTCGTATGTCCATATACCAGATGTATCTTTGTACCCATGGGCAGTGTCAGAAATTCCACAGCCTTCTGCTATTAGAAGACCTCCTTTTGTAGTTCTTTGGGAGAAATAAAGGATAGCATGTGGTTGTGGAACATTGCCATATGATCTTTGCCTTGTTAACGGCGCCAACACAACTCTGGAAAACATATCAAGTCttataataacattttattCATTCTTACCTAATGGAGTTAAACGATCCATCAATCAAAAAGAAGGGCTTAAAATTATAAGATGGACGAGAAATTTGATATAGTTGTCAAAATACTCTGCTCATCAACAGTTTGAATACATTAGGAATATCATCTAAGCACCAAAACAAAAAGAGACAAACACAAGCTCAACGTTAACTTGATGGAAGAAAGTTCATCTCGATTAATTCCAATTGgaattcaagtttttttttttcatctagtATATTGCGGACATCAATTTGTGAAGTAATTGCTTCTAAGTATCACATGGGAATCTTTTAATTTGCACaaataagaaaacaatgaaaataagaaagagCAACCAAAACAGTAACTGAACATTCATCAATtcaaaacacacacaaaaaaaaaccatATGGGGTAGAAAATACCTATGAGAAAGCTGAAAGTTTCCCATTTCATAAGGGCTCAGTAGAGGGATGTGTCGTTTCCCTTCACCTGATTTGTTTTCCATTTTGGACTTTTTGGTGAGAGTAGTCTTTTTCTATTTATGCAGCTATGACAGATAAGAGCTATACATATTTATAGGAAAGGAGAAAGTATAGTATAAGGGAGTGGATCATGTGCTTAGATTCattgctttcttttttaataatattatagattcggtatacaataaattacaaaattttggtattttattttttacaaaaaatatttaaaaaattgatattcaGTGGCGGTTCTAGAATTTTAAGGTTGTGGTGCTCTGAAAGTGGCGGAGCGGATCTAGAATTTTAAGGTCGTGATGCTTTGAAAGTGGCGGAgtcaaaaatgtaaaaaagaCATGTTAACAGTGAGATTCAAACTCAGGCTCAACAACACTAAAAGAGCCTTAAACACCCACTCAAGAGCCAATAGATCAGTCAAATCATTTGTTCATTGGGTGCTCtatgttaattttatacaaataccaCTTAATTTCTacataaatatcatatatatatatatatatataaaagagaaccctgagtccgcctacgtggcgccaccacaaaccagaatttctttttaatttatttatttccaaaactagtcttctcctttcatgaaaagttgtgataattacgaaaagttgtgacttttattgaaaaattatgacattgattaaaagttgtgacttttatgaaaaattatgacattgattaaaagttgtgacttttatgaaaaattatgacttttatgaagagttgcaacttttatgaaaggttgtaacatttatgaaaggttgtgacatttccgaagagttataacttttccaaagaattgtgacctttccggtaaggcacaataagaatttgttcacactaccctttgctgtctataaatagaggggtttcctctcattttaaaacaacgaaaattttgaacttcttcttcttcttttgcacaattaaatatttgattttgaacttcttcttcttcttcttcttcacaattaaatagttgtgtactttgctcctgttgagtggctcactgacactatTGTTTTTGGATCCGGCTCTTCTCCATTTCTCTTCTCTCCATTTTCTCCAAGTTTTAGTTTGGATTGGAGACACATGTCATAGTTTAAAATTAATGGTTGAGATCTAATTTATTAAAGCAAAGTCCTAACCATAGTTATTTACTTCTATATATTtgcttcttaaatatttttgcaatcCAACAATTCTAgatttacattatattttttctaaatatatttaaaagaatttcttttcttaattacttgagtaattttttgctgattttttcctttttgttttctaACGTTTGCCatttctcaaataatatttgccaaattaaaaattaaaaattgtgaactgatgtttttttttaattttagaagtaaaataaatagtcactcaactttaaatTCTTTCTTATTCCCTAAATGGAGTCCATATTGCTCTATAGACACTGTAGCTCTTAATATtctattagaataataaaaacgTTTAactgtattataatttttttcaaaaaagtaaaaatatttagtaaaagttttaaatatgtatGCAGGGcagtaaaaaaaagttttaaatatatttagtgaaaatataattgattgcaaaaatattgaagaagtAAATATATGGAAGTAAATAACTATAGTTAGGACTCTACTTTAATCAATTAGATCTCAACCATTAATTCTAAACTATGACATGTGtctccaatccaagctagaacttgggaaaaatggagaagagccggatttattgtttttataacATTAAACTAGTGAATAAAATAGTTTCatcctgagaggatctattTCTATAAACCTCGGGTACCAGAGggtaattattttcttaagcagacactgtgcattcagttggctcgattttttctttctatttcattttattgttaatcctggtatatattttttacagtCATAATTCAagcttatgatattaattgttgtttttcagtacatttttaaactttattgtttatgtttttgtaaagttattgttataagtatttttttagtaCAGACTCTATGTAAATCCAACTATTGTAGAttcacaaataattttttacagaATACATTTATTTACAACAATCTCCAAAGAAATCTTTTCTTCTCCAAGAGATCAAGCGTAagaatttatatgatttttgttgttgtcataataatgttaatattaacgggagtaaaaaaaaaatagaaagtcaAATGATAGAATTAAAACTAGCAATTAATTACAATTACATGATACACAATAATGATTAATCTCTCACACCAAAGtactttttaaaacttttttcctATTATCCCTTACTTCTCTTTCATCCTTTTCAAAGATCCTTAGTGTTTTATTTGTGCACAACTTCAATTCCAAAACACTATCATAACTATATTACATACGAAATTTGGATTTTTGAagattgcattttaattttaaaatacataatgaCTACATATTACTTATTGGTATATCATATGATTATAAAACGTTTTCTCTTGATAAACACATTAGTTAtacacatatattattaaaaaatatttaatattttgaaagtaattgATAAGTTATACTAACGAAATTGGCAAGgaagaaaattgagaaaaatatttatttgactcTCTAATTAAAGACAGTAAGTAACTATgaatatatatgataaaaataaactaaccattgtaaaatttcaaaagcaaaTTAATGAATCtgtaaaatgaaattatgtaaAGTGTAAACTAGGAGAAAATAGTgttatgatttgtaattttgccttttcttttaataaaacaaatggtAAACTACAATTGAATAACCTATGTACtcttaaaaacatatttatataaaattactataacattaaaatataagaaaagttctattctaatttttttaatgaagaatgttctctatttactagtatatatatatttcaagaCACGGttaatgggtgctcgagcatTCGGCGGACTCCATGTGGATCCGCCCCTTACAATATTATACATTTAATAtgtaatattatacaaaattatactTAAGAGATA
Proteins encoded in this region:
- the LOC125862924 gene encoding 12-oxophytodienoate reductase 1-like isoform X1, encoding MENKSGEGKRHIPLLSPYEMGNFQLSHRVVLAPLTRQRSYGNVPQPHAILYFSQRTTKGGLLIAEGCGISDTAHGYKDTSGIWTYEQVEAWKPVVSAVHAKGGIFFCQLWHTGRVSSKDFQPNGQAPISCTDKPSKPLNCSDVRDVAQFPPPQRLRTDEIPQIVNDFWLAARNAIETGFDGVEIHGAHGYLIDQFMKDQVNDRTDQYGGSLENRCRFALEIVEAVVNEIGADRVGIRLSPFADYMDSGDSNPSALGLYMAESLNKYGIAYCHMVEPRMKTLREKVECPESLILMRKAFKGTFIVAGGYDRGDGNKTVLEDRADLVAYGRMFIANPDLPRRFELDVPLNKYYRETFYTSDPVAGYTDYPFLETTI
- the LOC125862924 gene encoding 12-oxophytodienoate reductase 1-like isoform X3: MENKSGEGKRHIPLLSPYEMGNFQLSHRVVLAPLTRQRSYGNVPQPHAILYFSQRTTKGGLLIAEGCGISDTAHGYKDTSGIWTYEQVEAWKPVVSAVHAKGGIFFCQLWHTGRVSSKDFQPNGQAPISCTDKPSKFAQFPPPRRLRTDEIPQIVNDFRLAARNAIETGFDGVEIHGAHGYLIDQFMKDQVNDRTDQYGGSLENRCRFALEIVEAVVNEIGADRVGIRLSPFADYMDSGDSNPSALGLYMAESLNKYGIAYCHMVEPRMKTLREKVECPESLILMRKAFKGTFIVAGGYDRGDGNKTVLEDRADLVAYGRMFIANPDLPRRFELDVPLNKYYRETFYTSDPVAGYTDYPFLETTI
- the LOC125862924 gene encoding 12-oxophytodienoate reductase 1-like isoform X4 — its product is MENKSGEGKRHIPLLSPYEMGNFQLSHRVVLAPLTRQRSYGNVPQPHAILYFSQRTTKGGLLIAEGCGISDTAHGYKDTSGIWTYEQVEAWKPVVSAVHAKGGIFFCQLWHTGRVSSKGFDGVEIHGAHGYLIDQFMKDQVNDRTDQYGGSLENRCRFALEIVEAVVNEIGADRVGIRLSPFADYMDSGDSNPSALGLYMAESLNKYGIAYCHMVEPRMKTLGEKVECPESLIPMRKAFKGTFIVAGGYDRGDGNKTVLEDRADLVAYGRMFIANPDLPRRFELDVPLNKYYRETFYTSDPVAGYTDYPFLETTI
- the LOC125862924 gene encoding 12-oxophytodienoate reductase 1-like isoform X2 — its product is MENKSGEGKRHIPLLSPYEMGNFQLSHRVVLAPLTRQRSYGNVPQPHAILYFSQRTTKGGLLIAEGCGISDTAHGYKDTSGIWTYEQVEAWKPVVSAVHAKGGIFFCQLWHTGRVSSKDFQPNGQAPISCTDKPSKFAQFPPPRRLRTDEIPQIVNDFRLAARNAIETGFDGVEIHGAHGYLIDQFMKDQVNDRTDQYGGSLENRCRFALEIVEAVVNEIGADRVGIRLSPFADYMDSGDSNPSALGLYMAESLNKYGIAYCHMVEPRMKTLGEKVECPESLIPMRKAFKGTFIVAGGYDRGDGNKTVLEDRADLVAYGRMFIANPDLPRRFELDVPLNKYYRETFYTSDPVAGYTDYPFLETTI